The window AAAACATGATGATAATAATGCTATATCATTTATTTATGAAAATGCAAAACTAAATAATCATGGTCCTCTTGCAAATACAGTTTTTAGTTTAAAAAGTAATTATGCAACAAAAGATGCAGTATCACATGCTTCAAGTTACTTTTTAGAAAATTTTCATCCTTATTATGATGCTACAGTTGTTTCATTGTTAAAAGATGCTGGTGCTACTTGTGCATTTAAAACTCATTTAGATGAATTTGGTCTGGGTGGTAGTGGTACTTTTTCTCATTATGGAATTGTTGCAAATCCATTAAATAAAGACCATTATGTAGGTGGTTCAAGTTCAGGATCAGCTGCTACATTAAATGATAATATTTCTTTTGCAATAGGTTCAGATACTGGTGATAGTGTAAGAAAACCTGCAAGTTATGTGGACAAAATAGGGTTTAAACCTTCGTATGGAGCGGTAAGTAGATACGGATTATTTGCTTTTGCTTCTTCACTTGATACTGTTGCTTGAATGACACATAATGTAAATGATGCTTTTGAAATTGCTAATGTTGTTTTTAAGGAAGATTTTAAAAATGATAATACATCTCAAAACTTAGAATTTTTAAAAAATAAAATAATTGAAAATAAACCAAATGTTATTTCTTATTTAGATTGTTTTAATTTTTTAACTAAAGAAGTAGCAACTAGTTATCAAAACTTATTAAATAAATTAAAAGCAAATAATATTACATTACAGCCTATTAAAGTTGATGAAGATCTTCTTAATTGTATTTCTGTTGTTTATCAAATCATTGCTTTTACCGAAGCATCTTCAAATCTTGCAAATTTAAGTGGTATTCATTTTGGACAACAAATTTCCGATGATAATTGAGAACAAACATATCTGAAAACACGTCAAAGTGGTTTAGGTTTAATGGTACAAAGAAGAATATTATTAGGAAGTTATTATTTAGAAAAAGATAATCAAGACAAATACTTAAAAAAAGCTCAAAAAATGCGTCGTTATTTAGTAAATTACTTTACTAATATTCATAATAACTGTGATATTTTCATTTATCCTGCAACAAAATCATCAGCTCCGCGTTTTGATTCAAAATCAACTATTACTTTTATGGATGATATTTTAACAAATGCTAATTTAATAGGTAATCCTTCAATTACAATTCCACTAGCAAAAGATGAAAATAATCTTCCTTTTTCAATTGCATTAGATGCAAAAAAATTTAATGATGTGAAATTATTACAATATGCATTATATATTGAAAAAATTATAGGAGAAAAATAATGAATTACTTAGATTATGAACCTGTTATTGGAATTGAAATTCATCTTGAACTTTCAACAAAAACTAAGATGTTTTCTTATGCTGAAAATAATTTTAATTTAGCTGCAAATACATCAGCTAGTGTCATTGATTTAGCATATCCTGGTACATTACCACTTTTAAATAAACAAGCTGTCATTTTCGGAATTAAATTAGCAAAAGCTTTAAATATGCAAATAGATAATGAACTACATTTTGATAGAAAAAATTATTTTTATCCTGATCTTCCTAAAGGTTATCAAATCACACAACAATTTAGACCAATTGCAAAAAATGGAATAGTTCCCATTGAAATTAATGATACTCTCAAAAATATTACTATTGAAAGAATTCATTTAGAAGAAGATACTGCAAAACAAATTCATGAAGATCAAAAAACATTTTTAAATTACAATCGTGCTGGAGTGCCTTTAATTGAAATTGTTTCTAATCCGGTTATAAGAAGTGCAAAAGAAGCAGCAGAATATGTTAATACAATTAGACTAATTGCACTGAGTTTAGGTATTAGTGATGCAAAAATGAATGAAGGTTCATTAAGAGCAGATATTAATATTTCTGTAAGAAAAAAAGGTCAAGAAACTTTTAATACTAGAGTAGAAATAAAAAACTTAAATTCTATTTCTAATGTAGAAAAAGCAATTGATTATGAATTTAAATGACAAGTTGAAAAAATACAAAATAACGAACAATTTCCACAACAAACTAAACGTTTTGATGAAACTAGTCAAACTACAAAAACAATGCGTTTAAAATCATCTGCAATTGATTATAAATATTTCCCTGAACCTAATATTCCTATTATTAAATTAACAAATGAACTTATTAACAGAATCATAATAGAAGAATTACCATGACAAAAAAAATCAAGATACATTGAAAATGGTTTAAATAAAGTGCAATATGATCAATTATTAAAAAATTTAGATTATGCTAATTTTGTTGATAATTTAGCAACAAAATCACAAATTAATTTAAAAAAAGTTACAAATTTATTTTTTAGTGATATTGTAAGTTTTTTAAATGAACAAAATTTAAATATCAATGATTTAAAAATATCTTTAGATTATTTAATCGCCGCTATTCAACTAATTGATCAAGTAAAAATTCAAAAAAATGCTTTAAATGTTATTTTATTGCAAACACAATTAAATCCTGCTTTAACATTAGATAGTATAATTGAAAATAATAATTTAAAATTAAAAGATTTAAGTGATGAAATAGAAATGTATCTTGATCAATTAATTCTTTCCAAACCTGAAATTATTGATGACTACAAACAAAATTCTGATAAAGTTTTAAAATTTTTAGTAGGACAAATTATGAAAAATTTTAAAGGACAAGCAAATCCAGTTACTACTAAACAAATAATTGAAAAAAAATTCAAAAAATAATATGTTAAAAAAACCTAAAACTGGTTGAAACAACCATAAAAAAAATAAATTTCAGAAATTTAAACATAATCTTAGTTTATTAAAATTTAATCACTCAACAAATGTCTTTCAAAAAGTTACTCGTTTTTTAATTTATTTTATATTAAAAGTTTCATTAAAAAAATATTTAAAAAATGATAATGAAAAAACTCATTCAATTGTTTTAGAGACACATAAAAAAATACATAGTCATGAATTTGCATTTATACCATCAGGTTTTTCGTTATATTTATTTATGAGTTTTATTCCTATTCTTTCTATTATTTCATCAATAGGCTATATAAATAAAGATTATGATGAAACAATTCACTTTGTATTAGGGAAAATAATACCAGGAATTGAAAATATTATTCCTAATTTTTTTGGTCATGGTAATGTTGTATCACAAACTGATATTTTTGTGGGTATATTTTTTATTATTTCTGCTTTTTGAATTTCGAGTGCTGGTTATTCTAAATTTGTTCAATCCAATAGTATTTTATATGAACATAAAAATTTAGGTAGTTGAGCTAGAAATCGATTAAAAGGTTTGTGAATTGTTATATGTATGACAATTTTACTTTTTGTTGTCTTTTTAATGCTTGTATCGTTTTTAACATTTTTAAAAAAAAGCGCTGGATATCAATTTAGTGATTGACAATTTAGTTTAACTTTTTATTTAATTTTACCTTTTTTGATTTTTAGTTTCTTTTTTATCGTTTATATTTTACTTTATCATTATTCACCGTTATTTAGATTAAAATACGCATATGTTATGCCAGGAGTATGAATTAGTGCTATTCCTACCAGTATATTTGTAATTATTTTTGGTTTTTTAACTTCACTTTTTAATTACAAAAAATTTGGATTAATTTCCTCTTTTATGTATATTGAATTATTTTTAATAACAATGAGTTATTTTACTTATACAGGTGTATTAATAAATGCTTCGTTTTATAAAACTTTTATTTCTACACAAACTATTGATAAAAAAATTAAACAAATTAAAAAACATCGTTAATATGTTAATTTATGTATAAATTCTATATAATTTAAATATAGAAAATTTAAGGAGTATTCATGGATAAAATTCCTGGTGGTATCAAACATTATATGAGTTGATTAAGAAGCCAAACACACATTAATTTTAGTAAGTGAAATTCTAAAAAAATTGCCTTTGTTGGAGTTTTAATTGCTATTAGTGTTGTATTTTTTATCATCAGTGTTCGTATCGTACCAATTAGTGCACTACCAAGTTTTAAGTTTTCATTTATCGGATTACCAGTAAAAATTACAGGATTTTTATTTGGACCTTTTATTGGTGCTATTACTGGAATTTTAGCTGATTTAATTAGTTTTGCATTAGTACCTACTTATTATAATGTTTTATATACTTTAGCAGTTGCTATAGCAGGTATTATTCCAGGTTTAATTTTATGATATTTTTCTAATTTAGGTGGTTTATTATTTAATTCCCGTTATAAAATTTATAAATATAAAGAAATAATTTCATTTTATAATAAAAAGTATAACGAAGCATTAAATGCTGGTGATTTTGTTTTATTACAAAATTATTCAGAAAAAATAGCAAAACAAGAAGTTGATTTAATAGTAATTGAATCTAAAAATAAACCAACAAGTTTAATTAATTTTTCATATATTTCTACATTAATTATTTTATGTATTCAAATATTAATAATAATAGTAACACTTTTAAATATTCCTGATAGTGTTTTCCAAAATAATAGATTTATAAAAAATAAATGATTTTATATAATATTAACTACAAGCGGTTTTGTTACTATGATTTTAAGTGTTACTATTTATAGACTAGTACTAAGAAGAAAATACCAAAGATTTATGGATATGATGGCGATTGTAACATTTTGTGGAATTTTAGAATTTACCAATGTTATCTTGTTATCATGAGGTGACTATCAATCATTAAAAACAGATTTTTGAATTAATATAACATCACATACATTATTAAGCCCAGCTAAGATGTGATTTAATTTAATTGTTATTTTTACTGCTTATCGAATAATATCACCATTAATAAATACAAAAACTGTAACAGGTTATTAATGAATTTAGATAAAAAAATTGTTCTTGAGTCGATAAGTTTAAGTAATTTTAATAAAAAAAGTAACCAAATATATTTTGATCAACTAGATTTTTATTTAAGCCAAAATAGTATTTTATCATTAGTTAATAAAAATAAATACATTCAAAATAAAATTTTCAAAGCTCTAACATTTGAAAATAATTTTTATAATTATCAAGGTTTTTTAATTTATGAAAATGAAGTTTTAAACACTAACAAAAAAAAGATTAAACAATTTTTAAATGATTTAAGTTATGGTTTTTACTTTGATATTATTCAAAATAATTATTCTTCAAAAAGATTAAGAGAATATATTGAAAAAAGATTTGAACTACTTATTAAAAATAAACCTAAAATACAAGAAGAATTTAATCATAAACATCAAAAAATTATTTCCGAATATTATAAAGACCTTGAAATTATTTATTTTCATTCTTTAAATACATTTTTACAAAAAGAAAATAGTTATTTTAATGATTTTTTTCAAAAATATACAAAAATATCTTTGAATTTAAATTCTAATAATTTCGATGATTGATTAAATATTATTAGTATATTAATTAAAAATTCTATTAATAATATTCAAGATATTGAACAAAATTTACTTACAAATTATAAAAATTATGGACAATTAATTGATAATAATATTTTACTGTTTAATAAACAAGAGATTCTGAAGTTAAGAGAATCAATTTCTAATGAAATTCATCATAAAAATAAATTAAAATCAAAGTGAAAAAAATATTTTATTTTTAAAAAACAAAATAAAAACAATAATTATGAAAAAATGAAAGTATTTTTTCAAATGATTAATGATATTCTTATTAAAAAACATGTTTATTTACATAAATTTAAAATAGCAAATCAAATTAATGAAAAAGAATATTATCAAAAAAGATATTTAGCATTTAAATTATTATGAAAATTTTTAATAAAAAATATTTTTAAATTAAGATGACTAGAAACTACTCAACTAAGAGAATTTTTAGAAGAAATTAAAAAATTTATAAATGAATTTGAATTCTTATTATTTTTTGATCAAAAACCAAGAAAAATCAAAAAAAATCAAAAGCAACTTGTTATTTTAATTAAAAACCAAATTAAAAGCATTTTCGATGAATATAAAAGAATTATCAACAAAAACAAAAAAGATTTTGCACTTGCAAAAAAAGAAATAATTTCTCAAAATAGTTGAAAAGTATTAAAAAATCAATTTTATAAAACTGAGGCTTTTAAAAATACAAAAAATAATTTTGAAAAACGTAAACAACAATTACAGTTAAAAGAATTAGAATTAGATTTAGCGTGAAATAATGAACAATTTGAAATTAATCATAACAAATTTAAACAAAAAATCCAATTCCAGCTTATAAAAGAAAAAAAATTATTTGATAAGAATTATGAATATCTTCAAACAATAGTTAAACAATTTGAACTTAAGTTTCAGAATTGGTTAGGATTTGCAAATAAGCAACCCAATCAAGAAATATTAATAACAAATTTAACTAAAAAATATAAATATTTAAAAAAACAAAAAGAACATTTATCTCACTATAAAGAAAGCCTTTTTAAAATATTTGAGGTAATAAATAATAAAAATTCTTCACAAGAAGCCAAAAATACGTTTTTATTAAAACAATTTATTTATGATTTTTTAGATCAATATAAAATTTCAAAAAAAAATTTAGAAACTAGAATTCATAATATTAACAACGAAATATTAATTAACTTAGAATTATTTGAAATTTTTTATTTTAAACCTAAAATTATATTAATTGGTAATTTAATAAATAAATTAAAACAATCTGAAAAGGAATATGTTTTAACAACAACAAATAAATATATTTTAGAAAATAAAATATCAGCAATTTATTTTTTAGACGATATACATTTAGCATCAAAATATTCAATGGATACTATTATTTTTGACAATGAACAAATAATTGAAAA is drawn from Mycoplasma miroungirhinis and contains these coding sequences:
- a CDS encoding amidase family protein; protein product: MIKKGNLEAAILDAKHDDNNAISFIYENAKLNNHGPLANTVFSLKSNYATKDAVSHASSYFLENFHPYYDATVVSLLKDAGATCAFKTHLDEFGLGGSGTFSHYGIVANPLNKDHYVGGSSSGSAATLNDNISFAIGSDTGDSVRKPASYVDKIGFKPSYGAVSRYGLFAFASSLDTVAWMTHNVNDAFEIANVVFKEDFKNDNTSQNLEFLKNKIIENKPNVISYLDCFNFLTKEVATSYQNLLNKLKANNITLQPIKVDEDLLNCISVVYQIIAFTEASSNLANLSGIHFGQQISDDNWEQTYLKTRQSGLGLMVQRRILLGSYYLEKDNQDKYLKKAQKMRRYLVNYFTNIHNNCDIFIYPATKSSAPRFDSKSTITFMDDILTNANLIGNPSITIPLAKDENNLPFSIALDAKKFNDVKLLQYALYIEKIIGEK
- the gatB gene encoding Asp-tRNA(Asn)/Glu-tRNA(Gln) amidotransferase subunit GatB, whose protein sequence is MNYLDYEPVIGIEIHLELSTKTKMFSYAENNFNLAANTSASVIDLAYPGTLPLLNKQAVIFGIKLAKALNMQIDNELHFDRKNYFYPDLPKGYQITQQFRPIAKNGIVPIEINDTLKNITIERIHLEEDTAKQIHEDQKTFLNYNRAGVPLIEIVSNPVIRSAKEAAEYVNTIRLIALSLGISDAKMNEGSLRADINISVRKKGQETFNTRVEIKNLNSISNVEKAIDYEFKWQVEKIQNNEQFPQQTKRFDETSQTTKTMRLKSSAIDYKYFPEPNIPIIKLTNELINRIIIEELPWQKKSRYIENGLNKVQYDQLLKNLDYANFVDNLATKSQINLKKVTNLFFSDIVSFLNEQNLNINDLKISLDYLIAAIQLIDQVKIQKNALNVILLQTQLNPALTLDSIIENNNLKLKDLSDEIEMYLDQLILSKPEIIDDYKQNSDKVLKFLVGQIMKNFKGQANPVTTKQIIEKKFKK
- a CDS encoding YhjD/YihY/BrkB family envelope integrity protein, producing the protein MLKKPKTGWNNHKKNKFQKFKHNLSLLKFNHSTNVFQKVTRFLIYFILKVSLKKYLKNDNEKTHSIVLETHKKIHSHEFAFIPSGFSLYLFMSFIPILSIISSIGYINKDYDETIHFVLGKIIPGIENIIPNFFGHGNVVSQTDIFVGIFFIISAFWISSAGYSKFVQSNSILYEHKNLGSWARNRLKGLWIVICMTILLFVVFLMLVSFLTFLKKSAGYQFSDWQFSLTFYLILPFLIFSFFFIVYILLYHYSPLFRLKYAYVMPGVWISAIPTSIFVIIFGFLTSLFNYKKFGLISSFMYIELFLITMSYFTYTGVLINASFYKTFISTQTIDKKIKQIKKHR
- a CDS encoding ECF transporter S component, which produces MDKIPGGIKHYMSWLRSQTHINFSKWNSKKIAFVGVLIAISVVFFIISVRIVPISALPSFKFSFIGLPVKITGFLFGPFIGAITGILADLISFALVPTYYNVLYTLAVAIAGIIPGLILWYFSNLGGLLFNSRYKIYKYKEIISFYNKKYNEALNAGDFVLLQNYSEKIAKQEVDLIVIESKNKPTSLINFSYISTLIILCIQILIIIVTLLNIPDSVFQNNRFIKNKWFYIILTTSGFVTMILSVTIYRLVLRRKYQRFMDMMAIVTFCGILEFTNVILLSWGDYQSLKTDFWINITSHTLLSPAKMWFNLIVIFTAYRIISPLINTKTVTGY